One Actinopolymorpha sp. NPDC004070 DNA segment encodes these proteins:
- a CDS encoding MmcQ/YjbR family DNA-binding protein, with translation MTSTNDIRRWATALPEVEETEHFRFHVPVFKVRGRTFVGMGQDSTTAVFCVCEQEAYDVAAADPATYEALRRPDARKSFLGLQVRLADVSADRVQALVEEAWRQQAPKRLVAEHDRSSSAEAPK, from the coding sequence GTGACCAGTACGAACGACATCCGGCGGTGGGCGACCGCGTTGCCCGAGGTCGAGGAGACCGAACACTTCCGGTTCCACGTACCCGTCTTCAAGGTGCGTGGCCGGACCTTCGTCGGCATGGGCCAGGACAGCACGACCGCCGTGTTCTGCGTCTGCGAGCAGGAGGCCTACGACGTCGCCGCGGCGGACCCGGCCACCTACGAGGCCCTCCGGCGGCCGGACGCGCGGAAGAGTTTCCTGGGCCTGCAGGTCCGTCTCGCTGACGTCTCCGCCGACCGTGTCCAGGCGCTCGTGGAAGAGGCGTGGCGTCAGCAGGCTCCGAAGCGCCTGGTGGCAGAGCACGACCGCAGCAGCTCCGCCGAGGCACCGAAGTGA
- a CDS encoding circadian clock KaiB family protein encodes MGFPTTTRFELTLFVVGRTGSSLRAEGQLRSLCEALVPGAYDLRVVDVDEEPELAEQEQIVLTPTVVRSMPLPAVRVVGDLSDDERTAAALGLPTPFQSRIERLRDER; translated from the coding sequence GTGGGTTTCCCGACAACGACCAGATTCGAGCTCACCCTGTTCGTGGTGGGCCGAACGGGGTCGTCGTTGCGCGCGGAGGGTCAGCTGAGATCCCTGTGCGAGGCCCTGGTGCCGGGCGCGTACGACCTTCGGGTGGTCGACGTCGACGAGGAGCCCGAACTCGCCGAGCAGGAACAGATCGTCCTCACCCCGACGGTCGTACGGTCGATGCCCCTGCCTGCGGTCAGGGTCGTCGGTGATCTGTCCGACGACGAACGCACGGCCGCCGCACTCGGGCTCCCCACACCCTTCCAGTCCCGGATCGAACGGCTGCGAGATGAGCGATAA
- a CDS encoding class I SAM-dependent methyltransferase, whose translation MSTRYDDVLDSLRLAYDDGAERRDATDKASWKLAERAAFLDRLRAEGATTLLEVGAGTGQDSAYFGDNDLRVAATDLSPAMVERCRAKGIDARVADFLHLGFPPGSFDAAYAMNCLLHVPNADLPAVLGSIATVLRPGGLFFLGVYGGEQGEGPLADDRHDPPRFFASRTDEEIQEYARRSFEIVDFHVVSVTDFHGGPPASDFRFQSLTLRRPA comes from the coding sequence ATGAGCACCCGGTACGACGACGTACTCGACAGCCTCCGGCTCGCCTACGACGACGGCGCCGAACGCCGCGACGCCACGGACAAGGCGTCATGGAAGCTCGCCGAACGCGCGGCCTTCCTCGACCGGCTGCGTGCGGAGGGCGCCACGACACTTCTCGAGGTCGGCGCGGGCACCGGTCAGGACAGCGCGTACTTCGGTGACAACGACCTGCGGGTCGCGGCCACCGACCTGTCCCCGGCGATGGTGGAGCGCTGCCGGGCGAAGGGCATCGACGCGCGCGTCGCGGACTTCCTGCACCTCGGCTTCCCGCCGGGCTCCTTCGACGCCGCGTACGCCATGAACTGCCTGCTGCACGTGCCGAACGCCGACCTGCCGGCGGTCCTGGGGTCCATCGCGACGGTGCTGCGGCCGGGCGGGTTGTTCTTCCTCGGTGTCTACGGCGGAGAGCAGGGTGAGGGGCCGCTGGCCGACGACCGGCACGACCCGCCGAGGTTCTTCGCCTCGCGTACCGACGAGGAGATCCAGGAGTACGCCCGCCGGTCCTTCGAGATCGTGGACTTCCACGTGGTGAGCGTGACGGACTTCCACGGGGGCCCGCCGGCGAGCGACTTCCGGTTCCAGTCCCTGACCCTTCGCCGCCCGGCCTGA
- a CDS encoding sigma-70 family RNA polymerase sigma factor, translated as MTTSAPADDTLVARARIGDTTAFAQLVRRYSGPAYRIALRILGDPDTAQDVAQEAFITAWRRLDRIRVDQAFAAWLYRIVTTAALQAVRSRRAHPDAELDHEHVRLPPSASGNPEQQILVADLLAALQAALGLLTPEQRACWVLRELEGLSYDEIAEVTGIGPDAVRGRIHRARVRLARELKPWR; from the coding sequence GTGACGACGTCCGCGCCCGCCGACGACACTCTCGTGGCGCGAGCGCGGATCGGCGACACGACGGCGTTCGCCCAGCTCGTACGCCGCTACTCCGGCCCGGCCTACCGGATCGCGCTGCGCATCCTTGGCGACCCGGACACGGCCCAGGACGTCGCCCAGGAGGCGTTCATCACGGCCTGGCGCCGCCTCGACCGGATCCGGGTGGACCAGGCCTTCGCCGCCTGGCTCTACCGCATCGTCACCACCGCCGCCCTCCAGGCAGTACGCAGCCGCCGCGCCCACCCCGATGCCGAGCTCGATCATGAACATGTCAGGCTTCCGCCTTCGGCTAGCGGCAATCCCGAGCAGCAGATCCTCGTCGCCGACCTGCTCGCCGCCCTTCAGGCGGCCCTCGGGCTGCTCACGCCGGAGCAACGGGCATGCTGGGTGTTACGAGAGTTGGAGGGGCTCTCCTATGACGAGATCGCCGAGGTCACGGGAATCGGACCCGATGCGGTTCGGGGACGCATTCATCGCGCCCGCGTCCGACTCGCCAGGGAGCTGAAACCATGGCGATAG
- a CDS encoding Asp23/Gls24 family envelope stress response protein gives MTVTEAPVDRPPESPSGTGDRTETLGPPESRGRTQIAGRVLERIAGQALTEIDQAGGASRRVLGVPLGRDDLDSGPQVSAHVDGALATVRMNVSVVYPAPVREVTRNLRTHVMERISGLTGIQVRQVDIDVAHLVPPAEHGRRVL, from the coding sequence GTGACCGTCACCGAGGCGCCGGTGGACCGCCCACCGGAGTCGCCGTCCGGCACAGGGGACCGGACGGAGACGCTGGGTCCACCGGAGTCACGGGGGCGTACCCAGATCGCCGGCCGCGTCCTCGAACGCATCGCAGGTCAGGCACTCACCGAGATCGACCAGGCCGGCGGAGCCAGTCGGAGGGTGCTCGGTGTGCCTCTGGGCCGCGACGACCTCGACTCCGGGCCGCAGGTGTCGGCGCACGTCGACGGCGCCCTGGCCACCGTACGCATGAACGTCTCGGTGGTCTATCCCGCGCCGGTGCGCGAGGTGACCCGGAACCTCCGTACCCACGTGATGGAACGGATCTCCGGACTCACCGGGATCCAGGTGCGCCAGGTCGACATCGACGTCGCGCACCTCGTACCCCCGGCCGAGCACGGTAGGAGGGTGTTGTGA
- a CDS encoding Asp23/Gls24 family envelope stress response protein, which yields MTAQTNDKKTPTAGESNGPSTGAVATRSGTDLAGSGGRTVIADAVVAKIVGMATREVRGVYAMGAGISRAFGAVRERIGGSTSTVTQGVAVEVGERQAAIDLDVVVEYGVSIPDLAAGIRRNVVGAVEKLCGLEVTEVNITVGDIHLPGDQESNEAPEQPRVQ from the coding sequence ATGACTGCGCAGACGAACGACAAGAAGACCCCCACCGCCGGCGAGTCCAACGGACCGTCCACCGGCGCGGTGGCCACCCGCTCCGGCACCGACCTGGCCGGCAGCGGTGGCCGCACCGTGATCGCGGACGCCGTGGTCGCGAAGATCGTCGGCATGGCCACCCGTGAGGTCCGCGGCGTCTACGCCATGGGCGCGGGCATCTCCCGCGCGTTCGGCGCGGTACGCGAGCGGATCGGCGGGTCGACCTCCACCGTCACCCAGGGCGTCGCGGTCGAGGTGGGCGAACGCCAGGCTGCCATCGACCTGGACGTCGTGGTCGAGTACGGCGTCTCCATCCCCGACCTCGCCGCGGGCATCCGCCGCAACGTCGTCGGTGCCGTGGAGAAGTTGTGCGGGCTCGAGGTGACCGAGGTCAACATCACGGTCGGTGACATTCACCTGCCGGGTGACCAGGAGTCCAACGAAGCTCCCGAGCAGCCCCGGGTCCAGTGA
- a CDS encoding VOC family protein codes for MTERPRMHVTATVLESSDAQALSAFYVRLLGWKVVQDEPHWVRLDREDGGAALSFQTEPAYVRPTWPATEGAQQMMAHLDINVDDLEVAGAHAEAAGATLADYQPQDDVRVYLDPAGHPFCLYL; via the coding sequence ATGACCGAGCGACCCCGCATGCACGTCACGGCCACCGTGCTGGAGTCCTCCGACGCGCAGGCGCTCTCGGCCTTCTACGTCCGGTTGCTGGGCTGGAAGGTCGTGCAGGACGAGCCGCACTGGGTGCGCCTGGACCGCGAGGACGGTGGCGCCGCCCTGTCGTTCCAGACCGAACCCGCTTACGTCCGGCCGACGTGGCCCGCCACCGAGGGAGCGCAGCAGATGATGGCGCACCTCGACATCAACGTCGACGACCTCGAGGTGGCCGGCGCCCACGCGGAGGCGGCCGGCGCGACGCTTGCCGACTACCAGCCGCAGGACGACGTACGCGTGTATCTCGATCCCGCCGGCCACCCCTTCTGCCTTTACCTCTAG
- a CDS encoding DUF6286 domain-containing protein: MSASTEQIRTADTADWPIPPPPPTGTGDRRTLRRATHVFRPRRVVPATIVALVLAVVAALVAVEVIGGLFGSPPGLLPVDRLSSLGRQTHWNDSLTFTVCGLGVLLGLLLLFLALKPGRPRAVVLTSSDPQVVMGIESAGMSRHLARAAESVPGVSSAQVAVSARKVRVAASSSLRDTAGLDEQIRAAVTERVDELAPMAGRPHVRVSVRRRQD, encoded by the coding sequence GTGAGCGCGTCCACGGAGCAGATCCGCACTGCGGACACGGCCGACTGGCCGATCCCGCCACCGCCGCCCACCGGTACTGGTGACCGTAGGACGCTCCGCCGGGCCACCCACGTGTTCCGTCCCCGCCGGGTGGTGCCGGCCACGATCGTCGCGCTCGTGCTCGCGGTGGTGGCAGCTCTGGTGGCCGTCGAGGTGATCGGCGGCCTGTTCGGGTCACCACCCGGTCTGCTGCCGGTCGACAGGCTGAGCTCGCTGGGCCGGCAAACCCACTGGAACGACTCGCTGACGTTCACGGTCTGCGGCCTCGGCGTCCTGCTCGGACTGCTGTTGCTGTTCCTCGCGCTGAAGCCCGGCCGCCCGCGTGCGGTGGTGCTGACGTCCTCGGATCCCCAGGTCGTGATGGGAATCGAGTCCGCGGGGATGAGCAGGCACCTCGCCCGGGCGGCGGAGTCGGTGCCCGGAGTCTCCTCGGCCCAGGTCGCCGTCAGCGCCCGCAAGGTGCGGGTGGCCGCGTCGAGTTCCCTCCGCGACACCGCGGGCCTGGACGAGCAGATCCGTGCGGCCGTCACCGAACGCGTCGACGAACTCGCACCGATGGCTGGTCGCCCGCACGTCCGGGTCTCCGTTCGCCGCAGACAGGACTGA
- the kaiC gene encoding circadian clock protein KaiC: MSDNALEKIPTGINGFDPIALGGLPRGRCTLVTGSTGTGKTLFAMEYLARGISAYGQPGVFVTFEESPADLRRNAAALGFPVEQWEREGRWTFLDASLDSPQETVTTGSYNYAALVSRIESAVRSTHAERVCIDSVGAVLARYPNVGSVRAELRRFVFHLKALGVTSVITAERVEEYDGVSRLGVEEFVLDNVVILRNVLSGERRRRTVEIVKFRGAPHRTGEWLFTIEPTEGLVVIPLAFLRPGTHASTERVSSGNADLDRMCGGGIYRDAIVLLTGPTGSGKTLTALRFAQAGFDAGESCLFYTFDETFEQLSRSASGWGMDLPTMQRSGLLNVVSTYPETASLEDHFLSIRREVETFRPRRVVIDTISALERIVAPRGLLDFVLALSAVLRRDTTSLFTSAPIGRFTSSLTPSIAAEIASLIDTTITLRYVERSGSMHRVIAILQNRGSGHDAAIRQVRIDQHGMHIGDPLPDVPSAAGEDFNP, from the coding sequence ATGAGCGATAACGCGCTGGAGAAGATCCCTACCGGCATCAACGGGTTCGACCCGATCGCCCTGGGTGGCCTGCCGCGTGGCAGGTGCACGCTGGTGACCGGGAGCACCGGCACCGGGAAGACGCTCTTCGCCATGGAGTACCTCGCTCGTGGCATCTCCGCCTACGGGCAGCCCGGAGTGTTCGTCACGTTCGAGGAGTCGCCCGCGGACCTGCGCCGGAACGCGGCGGCGCTCGGCTTCCCGGTGGAGCAGTGGGAACGTGAGGGCAGGTGGACGTTCCTCGACGCCTCGCTCGACAGCCCCCAGGAGACGGTCACGACGGGCAGCTACAACTACGCCGCGCTGGTCAGCAGGATCGAGAGCGCGGTCCGCTCGACGCACGCCGAGCGGGTCTGCATCGACTCGGTCGGCGCTGTCCTCGCTCGGTACCCCAACGTCGGCTCGGTGCGGGCCGAGCTTCGCCGTTTCGTCTTTCACCTGAAGGCCCTCGGGGTCACCTCCGTCATCACCGCCGAACGAGTGGAGGAGTACGACGGGGTCTCCCGGCTGGGGGTGGAGGAGTTCGTCCTCGACAACGTGGTGATCCTGCGCAACGTGCTGAGCGGCGAGCGACGCCGGCGAACCGTCGAGATCGTGAAGTTCCGCGGTGCGCCACACCGGACAGGTGAGTGGTTGTTCACCATCGAGCCCACCGAAGGCCTGGTCGTCATCCCCCTCGCGTTCCTCCGGCCGGGCACGCACGCCTCCACCGAACGCGTCTCCAGCGGCAACGCCGACCTGGACCGAATGTGCGGTGGAGGGATCTATCGCGACGCCATCGTGCTGCTGACGGGGCCGACCGGCTCAGGTAAGACGCTGACGGCCCTGAGGTTCGCCCAAGCCGGGTTCGACGCCGGTGAAAGCTGCCTGTTCTACACCTTCGACGAGACGTTCGAGCAGTTGTCCCGCAGCGCCTCGGGATGGGGCATGGACCTGCCCACCATGCAGCGGTCGGGCCTGCTGAACGTGGTGTCCACCTATCCCGAGACAGCCTCGCTCGAGGACCACTTCCTCAGCATCCGCCGTGAGGTCGAGACGTTCCGGCCCCGCCGGGTGGTGATCGACACGATCTCCGCGCTGGAACGGATCGTCGCCCCCCGCGGGCTGCTGGACTTCGTGCTCGCGCTGAGCGCCGTCCTGCGGCGAGACACCACCAGCCTGTTCACCTCTGCCCCCATCGGGCGCTTCACCTCCAGCCTCACCCCGTCGATCGCGGCGGAGATCGCCAGTCTGATCGACACCACCATCACCCTGCGGTACGTCGAACGGTCGGGTTCCATGCACCGGGTGATCGCGATCCTGCAGAACCGGGGCTCCGGGCACGACGCCGCGATCCGCCAGGTCAGGATCGACCAGCACGGCATGCACATCGGCGACCCGTTGCCCGACGTCCCGTCCGCGGCCGGCGAGGACTTCAATCCCTGA
- a CDS encoding dihydrofolate reductase family protein, which translates to MSRLLYSCTMSLDGFIAGPGGDMSWLTRHLGPNPVVDQLIPRIGALLVGNRTFGGDDPHRGTEAEGKAFGGGWEGPQLVLTHRPPDRSVPGVTFVTDLRQAAAQAKAAAGGKYVNVLGARTAHGCVEAGLLDEILVFVAPVLLGDGVRLFEHPGGTDVRLERMDVSPTSQATCLWFRVLH; encoded by the coding sequence GTGAGCAGGCTGTTGTACTCGTGCACCATGTCGCTGGACGGCTTCATCGCCGGGCCGGGAGGCGACATGTCCTGGTTGACCAGGCATCTCGGCCCGAACCCGGTCGTCGACCAGCTCATACCCCGGATCGGCGCGCTGCTCGTCGGCAACCGCACCTTCGGCGGGGACGACCCGCACCGGGGCACCGAAGCCGAGGGCAAGGCGTTCGGCGGCGGGTGGGAAGGGCCGCAGTTGGTCCTCACGCACCGGCCGCCGGATCGGTCGGTCCCGGGCGTCACGTTCGTGACCGACCTGCGGCAGGCGGCCGCTCAGGCGAAGGCCGCTGCCGGCGGGAAGTACGTCAACGTGCTCGGCGCCCGGACGGCCCACGGCTGCGTCGAGGCGGGCCTGCTGGACGAGATTCTGGTGTTCGTGGCCCCGGTGCTGCTCGGTGACGGCGTTCGGTTGTTCGAGCACCCCGGTGGGACGGACGTACGGCTGGAACGCATGGACGTGTCGCCGACCTCCCAGGCGACGTGCCTGTGGTTTCGCGTCCTCCACTGA
- a CDS encoding sigma-70 family RNA polymerase sigma factor — protein sequence MDAASTDLQQQTLAAARSGDEAAFVALVEPHRRELRVHCYRMLGSFDEAEDLVQETFLRAWKGIGDFAGRSSLRAWLYRIATNACLDALDGRARRVLPHHLSRPSDAGDALPPPRTDLPWLQPFPDRRRDGAGGGSLVEPAGPAAPRDAEPDAIVEARETLELAFLAAIQHLPPRQRAVFVLRDVLGWPAKQTAALLESSLAGVNSALQRARTTMREQLPERRSEWVAAREPSAEERAVLRRYMLAVERADVAAVAELLADDVRTTMPPWTLWLQGRDTVVAALTASWNAGSPNYVGRFRMLPTRANGRPAVASYVRDGGDSTFRAFAIGVVRIEDGRIAEITAFHDSGLFRAFELPASLTG from the coding sequence ATGGACGCCGCGTCGACGGACCTGCAGCAGCAGACCCTGGCTGCCGCGCGATCCGGCGACGAGGCGGCGTTCGTCGCCCTGGTCGAGCCGCATCGGCGTGAGCTCCGGGTGCACTGCTACCGCATGCTGGGCTCGTTCGACGAGGCCGAAGATCTCGTTCAGGAGACCTTCCTGCGCGCCTGGAAGGGCATCGGCGACTTCGCGGGCCGATCGAGTCTGCGCGCCTGGCTGTACCGCATCGCGACCAACGCGTGCCTCGATGCGCTGGACGGCCGCGCCCGCCGGGTGCTCCCGCACCATCTGAGCCGGCCGTCCGACGCCGGGGACGCGCTGCCGCCGCCACGGACCGACCTGCCGTGGCTGCAGCCGTTCCCCGACCGCCGGCGGGACGGAGCGGGCGGCGGCTCTCTCGTCGAGCCGGCAGGTCCGGCGGCGCCGCGAGATGCCGAACCGGACGCCATCGTCGAGGCCAGGGAGACGCTGGAGTTGGCGTTCCTGGCAGCGATCCAGCATCTGCCACCCCGGCAACGAGCGGTGTTCGTCCTGCGGGACGTACTCGGTTGGCCGGCGAAGCAGACCGCGGCGCTCCTGGAGAGCAGCCTGGCCGGGGTCAACAGTGCGTTGCAGCGAGCCAGGACCACCATGCGGGAACAGTTGCCCGAGCGCCGGTCGGAGTGGGTCGCTGCACGAGAACCCTCCGCCGAGGAGCGCGCGGTGCTGCGCCGCTACATGCTGGCGGTCGAACGCGCGGATGTCGCCGCGGTGGCGGAACTCCTCGCCGACGACGTCCGGACGACGATGCCTCCGTGGACGCTGTGGCTGCAGGGCCGGGACACCGTCGTCGCCGCGTTGACCGCGAGCTGGAACGCCGGCTCGCCGAACTACGTGGGACGGTTCCGGATGCTACCCACCCGGGCGAACGGCCGGCCGGCGGTGGCGTCGTACGTCCGCGATGGCGGCGACTCCACCTTCCGCGCGTTCGCGATCGGGGTGGTGCGGATCGAGGACGGCCGGATCGCGGAGATCACCGCCTTCCACGACAGCGGGTTGTTCCGGGCGTTCGAGCTTCCCGCTTCCCTCACCGGGTAG
- a CDS encoding LysE family translocator has translation MNHALLIAFVVAVALISVVPGPDMMFVLAHAVSGGRRTGFVAAAGMSTGLTVHTVAAAFGLGALIRTAPLVLEGIRIAGALFLVYLAVMTWRASRGKGGSVRTPNKPRSLPRVYVMAVLTNLANPKVILFYLAFMPQFLTTGAHSWPVTAQFLVLGAIFIAIGIVVDSTVATLAGTFSERVLSRQAFRRWLERASATIFGALAVRLVLDATQ, from the coding sequence ATGAACCACGCCCTGCTCATCGCGTTCGTCGTCGCGGTGGCGCTGATCAGCGTCGTACCCGGCCCGGACATGATGTTCGTCCTCGCCCACGCGGTTTCCGGCGGTCGCCGGACGGGCTTTGTCGCCGCGGCCGGAATGTCGACCGGGCTCACGGTGCACACCGTGGCGGCGGCGTTCGGCCTGGGCGCGTTGATCAGGACCGCGCCGCTGGTCCTGGAGGGCATCCGGATCGCCGGGGCGTTGTTCCTGGTCTACCTCGCGGTAATGACCTGGCGGGCCAGCCGGGGCAAGGGCGGTTCGGTACGTACGCCGAACAAGCCGCGCTCGCTGCCGCGGGTGTACGTGATGGCCGTGCTCACCAACCTCGCGAACCCGAAGGTCATCCTCTTCTACCTCGCGTTCATGCCGCAGTTCCTCACCACCGGCGCGCACAGCTGGCCGGTGACCGCGCAGTTCCTCGTCCTCGGCGCGATCTTCATCGCCATCGGGATCGTGGTGGACTCGACCGTGGCCACGCTGGCCGGGACGTTCTCCGAGCGGGTGCTGAGCCGTCAGGCCTTCCGCCGCTGGCTGGAGCGCGCGTCCGCGACCATCTTCGGTGCGCTCGCGGTCCGGCTGGTGCTGGACGCCACGCAGTAG
- a CDS encoding NUDIX domain-containing protein has translation MTAATASRQHLVDLVDNICPWDETERAHRQTVLDWLAGDAPIHRTAKPDVPDPHLVSYFVVLDETRLEVLLVAHRKAGLWLPSGGHVEPGEDPWQTVVRECREELRVAAAPSRLPGLSGDRPFFVTVTRTRGAGPHTDVSLWYVLGLPRSAIVSYDAAEFDGIRWVRVDEVGDEPPDALDPHLPRFAAKLLSAVRPLGGSS, from the coding sequence GTGACCGCGGCCACGGCGTCACGGCAGCACCTGGTCGACCTGGTCGACAACATCTGCCCCTGGGACGAGACCGAGCGGGCACACCGGCAGACCGTCCTGGACTGGCTGGCCGGTGATGCCCCAATTCACCGGACCGCGAAACCGGACGTCCCCGACCCCCACCTGGTGAGCTACTTCGTCGTTCTCGACGAGACCCGGCTGGAGGTGCTGCTCGTCGCCCACCGCAAGGCCGGGCTCTGGCTGCCGTCCGGCGGTCATGTCGAACCCGGCGAGGACCCGTGGCAGACGGTCGTACGAGAGTGCCGCGAGGAGCTGCGGGTCGCGGCGGCGCCCTCCCGGCTGCCCGGTCTCTCCGGCGACCGGCCGTTCTTCGTCACTGTGACCCGCACCCGCGGCGCCGGCCCGCACACCGACGTCAGTCTCTGGTACGTCCTCGGGCTGCCCAGGTCCGCGATCGTCTCCTACGACGCGGCCGAGTTCGACGGCATCAGGTGGGTACGGGTGGACGAGGTCGGCGACGAGCCACCGGACGCCCTGGACCCGCACCTGCCCCGGTTCGCGGCCAAGCTGCTGTCAGCCGTACGACCTCTCGGTGGCTCGTCCTGA
- a CDS encoding DedA family protein, whose amino-acid sequence MAVAAEAEPTGGIVGWVTGLMEKLGSAGAGVAVFLENLFPPIPSELILPLAGFTASRGDLSLLGAIGWTTLGSTLGALVLYFLGAAVGRDRTRALVRRLPLVKVADVDRTEEWFLRHGRSTVFFGRMVPLFRSLISIPAGVERMPLVLFVPLTAAGSAVWNSALILAGYFLGAHWSLVEVYVGMFSKAIVAAAALAVVAFAAVRLLRRDRGGDGADEGSDRDGEWNERPARRGRRRLGDEPAE is encoded by the coding sequence ATGGCGGTGGCAGCCGAAGCTGAGCCGACCGGCGGGATCGTCGGCTGGGTCACCGGACTGATGGAGAAGCTCGGCAGCGCGGGTGCCGGCGTCGCGGTCTTCCTCGAGAACCTCTTCCCGCCCATCCCGAGCGAGCTGATCCTGCCGCTGGCGGGGTTCACCGCCAGCCGCGGCGACCTCAGTCTGCTGGGCGCCATCGGCTGGACGACGCTGGGCTCGACGCTGGGCGCGCTCGTCCTCTACTTCCTCGGCGCTGCCGTGGGGCGTGACCGTACGCGCGCACTGGTGCGAAGGCTGCCGCTGGTGAAGGTGGCCGACGTCGACCGGACCGAGGAGTGGTTCCTGCGGCACGGGCGGTCGACGGTGTTCTTCGGCCGGATGGTGCCGCTGTTCCGCAGCCTGATCTCGATACCGGCCGGCGTGGAACGCATGCCGCTCGTGCTGTTCGTGCCGCTCACCGCGGCCGGCAGCGCGGTGTGGAACTCCGCGCTGATCCTGGCCGGGTACTTCCTGGGTGCGCACTGGTCGCTGGTCGAGGTGTACGTCGGGATGTTCTCCAAGGCGATCGTCGCGGCTGCCGCCCTGGCCGTGGTGGCGTTCGCCGCCGTGCGCCTGCTGCGCCGTGACCGTGGCGGGGACGGCGCCGACGAGGGGAGCGACCGGGACGGGGAGTGGAACGAACGCCCGGCCCGGCGGGGCCGCCGGCGGCTGGGCGACGAACCCGCGGAGTGA